In one Musa acuminata AAA Group cultivar baxijiao chromosome BXJ2-5, Cavendish_Baxijiao_AAA, whole genome shotgun sequence genomic region, the following are encoded:
- the LOC135611847 gene encoding transcription factor MYB36-like, translated as MGRAPCCDKANVKKGPWSPEEDAKLKAYIEEHGTGGNWIALPHKIGLKRCGKSCRLRWLNYLRPNIKHGGFTEEEDQIICSLYISIGSRWSIIAAQLPGRTDNDIKNYWNTRLKKKLLGKRRQSAQSPSLHLNQAAGEEANGVNHEAPSQTLSASALERLQLHMQFHGLYHPFSFHNHPARQPKCHPPGDPTATTLIQQVSPPKPDAGHLQEIDCSALGFHSPSAMETSSSNLDAGLEADLQDLLYCKNSSSFVGDEEHQLANLDYYKDLYGERETTNWCPCNGLEDQSSSMGSWDSASALHSDAMIQEFALRYNL; from the exons aTGGGAAGAGCTCCATGCTGTGACAAGGCAAATGTGAAGAAGGGACCATGGTCACCTGAGGAGGATGCAAAGCTCAAGGCTTACATTGAGGAGCATGGAACTGGTGGAAACTGGATTGCACTGCCTCATAAGATTG GATTGAAAAGGTGTGGCAAAAGCTGCAGGCTGAGATGGCTAAATTACTTGAGACCAAACATCAAACATGGTGGTTTTACAGAGGAAGAAGATCAAATCATCTGCAGCCTCTACATCAGTATAGGGAGCAG GTGGTCAATAATTGCAGCTCAGCTGCCAGGAAGAACAGATAATGACATCAAGAATTACTGGAACACAAGGCTAAAGAAGAAACTCCTAGGCAAGCGAAGACAATCTGCTCAATCTCCAAGCCTCCACCTTAACCAAGCGGCTGGTGAGGAAGCTAATGGAGTGAACCATGAGGCACCCTCTCAAACCCTAAGCGCATCAGCCCTCGAAAGGCTGCAACTCCACATGCAGTTCCATGGCCTCTACCACCCCTTCTCCTTCCACAACCACCCTGCACGCCAGCCCAAGTGCCATCCACCAGGAGATCCCACTGCCACAACCCTAATTCAACAAGTATCCCCACCGAAACCTGATGCGGGACACCTGCAAGAAATAGACTGCTCGGCATTAGGGTTTCACTCACCTTCGGCCATGGAGACTTCGAGCTCAAACCTTGATGCAGGCCTTGAAGCTGACCTCCAGGACTTGCTCTACTGCAAGAACTCCTCCTCCTTTGTAGGGGATGAAGAACATCAACTTGCCAACTTAGACTactacaaagatttgtatggcgAAAGGGAGACTACAAATTGGTGTCCTTGTAATGGTTTGGAGGATCAATCGTCGTCGATGGGATCTTGGGATTCAGCTTCAGCTCTCCATTCTGATGCCATGATTCAAGAGTTCGCGTTACGGTACAATCTATAG